One genomic region from Trueperaceae bacterium encodes:
- a CDS encoding response regulator transcription factor, translating into MREPGTTRAGLGMPVAGPDATVPVTVLVADDHELFLEGLSLLVAAMPGCEVVGTAHDGAQAVELAKRLSPRVVLMDARMPRLSGPEAIAHLVAELPGTAVVMVTMFADDELVFHAMRAGAKGYVLKGASKAELERAIMAAANGEALFDHDIVERFSRYFAAGAASGALPFDLTPREREVLALLARGLRNPALARELRVTTKTVRNHVSNVIGKLGVSTRQEAAAKAREAGLGGDKEPL; encoded by the coding sequence GTGAGGGAGCCGGGTACCACCCGGGCGGGGCTCGGCATGCCCGTGGCCGGACCCGACGCGACCGTTCCCGTCACCGTCCTGGTGGCAGACGACCACGAGCTGTTCCTCGAAGGCCTCTCCCTGCTCGTCGCCGCCATGCCCGGCTGCGAGGTCGTCGGGACGGCGCACGACGGCGCTCAAGCCGTCGAGCTGGCCAAGCGGCTGTCTCCTCGCGTAGTCCTCATGGACGCGCGCATGCCCCGGCTGTCGGGGCCGGAGGCCATCGCCCACCTGGTGGCGGAGCTCCCGGGAACGGCCGTCGTGATGGTGACGATGTTCGCGGACGACGAGCTCGTCTTCCACGCCATGCGCGCGGGCGCCAAGGGCTACGTCCTGAAGGGCGCCTCGAAGGCCGAGCTGGAGCGGGCGATCATGGCGGCGGCGAACGGCGAGGCTCTGTTCGACCACGACATCGTGGAACGGTTCAGCCGCTACTTCGCGGCCGGCGCGGCGAGCGGCGCCCTACCGTTCGACCTGACGCCACGCGAGCGCGAAGTGCTGGCGCTCCTGGCACGCGGCCTGCGCAACCCCGCGCTGGCCAGGGAGCTGCGGGTGACGACCAAGACCGTGAGGAACCACGTGTCCAACGTCATCGGCAAGCTCGGGGTCAGCACTCGGCAGGAGGCGGCCGCGAAGGCGCGGGAGGCGGGCCTCGGAGGGGACAAGGAGCCGCTCTGA
- a CDS encoding dihydrofolate reductase family protein, with the protein MRKVVVNNFATLDGYYEALDKSIEPFFEYFHPDYRGDGAFDHYNVERLGAADTLLLSGRTSFLGNYAYWTGVEADPAATPVRREFARLIREVEKVAVSDKLAGGDLAAWRGTTTVVPVADAVAHVAALKTGEGRDILVLMGRLLWNHLLAEALVDELHITYFPLVAGGGVPLFERRPEVPFKLLDVRTYPGSGIVTHRYEVG; encoded by the coding sequence TTGCGCAAGGTCGTCGTCAACAACTTCGCGACCCTGGACGGTTACTACGAGGCGCTCGACAAGAGCATCGAGCCGTTCTTCGAGTACTTCCACCCCGACTACCGGGGTGACGGGGCGTTCGACCACTACAACGTCGAGCGCCTCGGCGCGGCCGACACCCTGTTGCTGAGCGGCAGGACCTCGTTCCTGGGCAACTACGCGTACTGGACGGGCGTCGAGGCGGACCCGGCCGCCACGCCCGTGAGGCGAGAGTTCGCCAGGCTCATCCGGGAAGTGGAGAAGGTGGCCGTCTCGGACAAGCTGGCCGGCGGCGACCTCGCCGCCTGGCGAGGCACGACCACCGTCGTGCCCGTCGCGGACGCCGTCGCTCACGTCGCGGCGCTCAAGACCGGTGAGGGACGCGACATCCTCGTCCTGATGGGGCGGTTGCTCTGGAACCACCTGCTGGCCGAGGCTCTCGTCGACGAGCTGCACATCACCTACTTCCCCCTGGTGGCGGGCGGCGGCGTGCCCCTGTTCGAGCGCCGGCCCGAAGTGCCCTTCAAGCTCTTGGACGTGAGGACGTACCCGGGTTCCGGGATAGTGACCCACCGCTACGAAGTCGGTTGA
- a CDS encoding MarR family transcriptional regulator yields MNQTDTRRIPTNRHLSEARWRLLGQVLRHRDRGQTVEELAEALSVSRNAVQQHVTSLERDGLLRVLGHRTTGGRPGRAFTLTEAALELFPRSYAKLADDMLRNVRELFGESGLDQMLVKMADEVANELEPRLAGKQGGERIAEVAAILHELGYEASVDEGGRLLAANCVFHRLAHSSQAVCRYDHVLLRRLLGDEVDQLACITDGSAACVFTLR; encoded by the coding sequence ATGAACCAGACCGACACTCGCAGGATCCCGACGAACCGCCACCTCTCCGAGGCACGGTGGCGCCTCCTCGGCCAGGTACTGCGCCACCGCGATCGCGGTCAGACCGTCGAGGAGTTGGCGGAAGCCTTGTCGGTATCCCGCAACGCCGTGCAGCAACATGTCACCTCGCTCGAACGGGACGGTCTCCTCCGCGTCCTCGGACACCGCACGACCGGGGGTCGGCCAGGTCGGGCGTTCACGTTGACCGAGGCCGCGCTCGAGCTCTTCCCCCGGAGTTATGCGAAGCTCGCTGACGACATGCTGCGCAACGTGCGCGAGCTGTTCGGCGAGAGCGGGCTCGATCAGATGCTGGTGAAGATGGCGGACGAGGTCGCGAACGAGCTGGAGCCACGGCTGGCCGGCAAGCAGGGTGGTGAGCGGATCGCCGAGGTCGCGGCCATCCTTCACGAGCTCGGTTACGAGGCCTCCGTCGACGAGGGCGGTCGACTGCTGGCCGCCAACTGCGTGTTCCACCGACTCGCCCACTCTAGCCAGGCAGTGTGCCGGTACGACCATGTCCTACTGAGGCGATTGCTGGGCGACGAGGTCGATCAGCTGGCCTGCATCACCGACGGTTCGGCCGCTTGCGTGTTCACGCTGAGGTAG
- a CDS encoding NAD-dependent succinate-semialdehyde dehydrogenase, translating into MKTLADVTAKYLTDEWQAATRTFEVVEPASGKVLANVADCDAQTARRAADVAWGAFEKWRATSAFERSDVLTRWHDLIIENTEALATTMTREMGKPLKESRGEVKYAAGFVRWYAEEAKRVYGDLFPAQDPSKRLLAVPQPVGPAFAITPWNFPLAMVTRKAAPALAAGCTFVLKPAEQSPVSALLLADLWLAAGGPAGTLQVLPTSDPAPLSTVLIEDPRIRKLTFTGSTEVGRILYAQAAATVKRISLELGGHAPFLVFADADLDDAVAQVMASKFRNAGQTCVCANRIYVHSSVVEEFTERYAAAAARLVVGDPLDAATDVGPLVDAQAVAKVERHVAEAVGGGARIVTGGKRLDGLYHAPTVLAGVRRDALLMREETFGPVAPIAAFETEDEAVRLANDTPFGLAAYLYTRDLGRAFRVSEALEYGIVGVNDGVPSAPYAPFGGVKQSGIGREGGPWGIHEYLSVKYVAMGLGRA; encoded by the coding sequence ATGAAGACGCTCGCCGACGTCACCGCCAAGTACCTCACCGACGAATGGCAGGCCGCAACGAGGACCTTCGAGGTCGTCGAGCCGGCCTCGGGCAAGGTGCTCGCCAACGTCGCCGACTGCGACGCGCAGACGGCCCGCCGGGCCGCCGACGTGGCGTGGGGGGCCTTCGAGAAATGGCGGGCCACGAGCGCGTTCGAACGCTCGGACGTGCTCACCCGCTGGCATGACCTGATCATCGAGAACACCGAGGCGCTCGCGACGACCATGACGCGCGAGATGGGCAAGCCCCTGAAGGAGTCCCGCGGGGAGGTCAAGTACGCCGCCGGCTTCGTCAGGTGGTACGCGGAGGAGGCCAAGCGCGTCTACGGCGACCTCTTCCCCGCCCAGGACCCGAGCAAGCGGCTGCTCGCCGTCCCGCAGCCCGTCGGCCCGGCCTTCGCCATCACCCCGTGGAACTTCCCGCTGGCCATGGTCACGCGCAAGGCGGCACCCGCGCTCGCCGCCGGCTGCACGTTCGTGCTCAAGCCGGCGGAGCAGTCGCCCGTCTCCGCGCTCCTCCTCGCCGACCTGTGGCTGGCGGCCGGCGGGCCCGCCGGTACGCTCCAGGTGCTGCCCACGTCCGATCCGGCGCCCCTCTCCACCGTGCTCATAGAGGACCCGCGCATCCGCAAGCTGACGTTCACCGGCTCGACCGAGGTCGGACGCATCCTCTACGCCCAGGCGGCCGCCACGGTGAAGCGCATCTCGCTCGAGCTCGGCGGCCACGCCCCGTTCCTCGTCTTCGCGGACGCCGACCTCGACGACGCCGTCGCGCAGGTGATGGCCAGCAAGTTCCGCAACGCCGGGCAGACCTGCGTGTGCGCCAACCGGATCTACGTCCACTCCTCGGTAGTCGAGGAGTTCACCGAGCGGTACGCGGCCGCGGCCGCGCGTCTCGTGGTCGGCGACCCCTTGGACGCAGCGACCGACGTCGGTCCGCTCGTCGACGCCCAGGCGGTCGCGAAGGTCGAGCGCCACGTCGCCGAGGCGGTCGGCGGCGGTGCGCGGATCGTGACAGGCGGGAAGCGACTCGACGGGCTCTACCACGCTCCCACGGTGCTGGCGGGTGTACGGCGCGACGCGCTGCTCATGCGCGAGGAGACGTTCGGGCCGGTGGCGCCCATCGCGGCGTTCGAGACTGAGGACGAGGCCGTGAGGCTCGCCAACGACACGCCCTTCGGCCTGGCCGCCTACTTGTACACGCGCGACCTCGGGCGCGCCTTCCGCGTCTCGGAGGCCCTGGAGTACGGCATCGTCGGCGTCAACGACGGCGTGCCGTCCGCACCGTACGCGCCGTTCGGAGGGGTGAAGCAGTCCGGCATCGGGCGTGAGGGCGGGCCATGGGGCATCCACGAGTACCTGAGCGTCAAGTACGTGGCCATGGGGCTCGGGCGGGCTTGA
- a CDS encoding ATP-binding protein, producing the protein MLERAPFSRPNRARQPCHADRPRDVAASAASTQPQPDDLRCALHDRLGPGLANLEVRLELLEVTAEGLPIAADVAALRLDAGRLVRELRRIVHDEPPAPLGMGLVAAISEACHGAERPGLRVGLRIVGTPCEPSAALAELLYRAALEGIANVARHAEASRCSVTLRFGPTSICFQVRDDGIGPAGASHGVRAGRRGLGLASLRRTARLLGGTAHLLPSPAGGSCLSVTLPLLPATRARRGQHPQPLERRLP; encoded by the coding sequence GTGTTAGAACGCGCCCCCTTCAGCCGCCCGAACCGGGCCCGCCAACCGTGCCATGCCGATCGGCCACGCGACGTAGCCGCGAGCGCCGCTTCGACCCAACCACAACCGGACGACCTGCGCTGCGCTCTGCACGACCGCCTCGGCCCCGGCCTGGCCAACCTCGAGGTGAGGCTCGAGCTCCTCGAGGTGACCGCGGAGGGGCTGCCCATCGCCGCCGACGTGGCCGCGCTGAGGCTCGACGCCGGCCGACTGGTTCGTGAGCTCCGCCGCATCGTGCACGACGAGCCGCCCGCGCCGCTCGGCATGGGGCTGGTCGCAGCCATCTCCGAGGCCTGCCACGGTGCCGAACGGCCCGGCCTGCGCGTAGGGCTCCGCATCGTAGGCACACCGTGCGAGCCCTCGGCCGCGCTCGCCGAGCTGCTCTACCGCGCGGCGCTCGAAGGGATCGCCAACGTGGCGCGCCACGCCGAAGCCAGTCGCTGCTCGGTGACGCTGCGCTTCGGCCCCACCTCCATTTGCTTCCAAGTACGCGACGACGGTATCGGCCCCGCCGGCGCCTCGCACGGCGTCCGCGCCGGTCGGCGCGGCCTCGGCCTCGCCTCGCTGCGCCGCACGGCACGACTGCTCGGCGGCACGGCCCACTTGCTTCCCTCGCCGGCCGGCGGGTCGTGTCTCTCGGTGACGCTGCCGCTGCTACCGGCGACACGCGCGAGGCGTGGGCAGCACCCTCAGCCGCTCGAGCGCCGCCTACCGTGA
- a CDS encoding glycoside hydrolase family 5 protein: MRKEPRRVAALAVAFSLTLALTLLVACAGQPLPPPGGGVPEPFGRGINFANALEAPNEGDWGVTLQEGYAEAVGSAGFQTVRLPIKWSAHASAAAPYTVDPDFFARVDEVVGWIVERGMNVIVDFHHYDELHEDPGGHTERWLAIWRQIAEHYRDAPDGVLFELLNEPHDALDDATWNALVSQALAVVRETNPTRWVVVGPTGFNGIGNLPGLAWPDDDRLVLTVHYYDPFYFTHQGAEWVEPAPPVGTTWTGSRLTPNPAWADWSWDTTRDYGDELTLTFDAGWAGYYLQPFGALLGYDRLAFTTSRAVELLVACGPEADNATVPVDTEAGVETVVDLAECGGAGGVERVILQNRTAVPQTPFVLQGLELRADGQRLPLLVTETEAVEAAFDFVREWAEAHGAPPVLVGEFGAYGKADTASRVRWTRAVRQAAEARGLNWAYWEFADGFGAYDPVAGAWRTGLLGALVGD; this comes from the coding sequence ATGCGCAAGGAACCGCGTCGCGTCGCCGCCCTGGCCGTCGCATTCAGCCTCACCCTCGCCCTTACGCTTCTCGTCGCTTGTGCCGGCCAGCCGCTCCCGCCTCCCGGCGGCGGCGTGCCAGAGCCCTTCGGCCGCGGCATCAACTTCGCCAACGCCCTCGAGGCGCCGAACGAAGGCGACTGGGGCGTCACGTTGCAAGAAGGCTACGCTGAGGCCGTCGGGAGCGCCGGTTTCCAGACGGTCAGGTTGCCGATCAAGTGGTCGGCGCACGCTTCCGCCGCCGCACCGTACACCGTCGATCCCGACTTCTTCGCCCGCGTTGACGAGGTCGTCGGCTGGATCGTCGAGCGCGGCATGAACGTCATCGTCGACTTTCACCATTACGACGAGCTGCACGAGGACCCGGGCGGCCACACGGAGCGGTGGCTCGCCATCTGGCGGCAGATCGCCGAGCATTACCGGGACGCCCCTGACGGCGTCCTCTTCGAGCTCCTCAACGAGCCGCACGACGCCTTGGACGACGCGACCTGGAACGCCCTCGTCTCCCAGGCGCTGGCCGTGGTGCGCGAGACCAACCCGACCCGCTGGGTCGTGGTCGGACCGACGGGCTTCAACGGCATCGGCAACCTGCCGGGTCTCGCGTGGCCGGACGACGACCGTCTCGTTCTCACCGTGCACTACTACGACCCGTTCTACTTCACGCACCAAGGTGCCGAGTGGGTCGAGCCCGCGCCGCCCGTCGGCACGACCTGGACCGGCTCGCGGCTGACGCCGAACCCGGCCTGGGCCGACTGGTCGTGGGACACGACGCGGGATTACGGCGACGAGCTCACGCTCACCTTCGACGCCGGTTGGGCGGGCTATTACCTGCAACCGTTCGGGGCTCTACTCGGCTACGACCGGCTCGCGTTCACGACGTCGCGCGCCGTGGAGCTCCTGGTCGCCTGCGGGCCGGAAGCCGACAACGCGACGGTGCCGGTGGACACCGAGGCCGGCGTCGAGACGGTCGTAGACCTGGCGGAGTGTGGCGGCGCAGGAGGGGTGGAGCGGGTCATCCTCCAGAACCGCACGGCCGTGCCCCAGACGCCCTTCGTCCTGCAAGGCCTCGAGCTCAGGGCGGACGGGCAGCGCCTGCCGCTTCTCGTCACCGAGACCGAGGCGGTGGAGGCGGCTTTCGACTTCGTGAGGGAGTGGGCGGAAGCGCACGGCGCCCCACCCGTTCTCGTCGGCGAGTTCGGAGCGTACGGCAAGGCCGACACGGCCTCGCGCGTCCGGTGGACCCGCGCCGTTCGCCAGGCGGCCGAGGCGCGCGGTCTCAACTGGGCGTACTGGGAGTTCGCGGACGGCTTCGGGGCGTACGACCCGGTGGCCGGCGCGTGGCGCACCGGGCTGCTCGGGGCGCTCGTCGGGGACTGA
- a CDS encoding aminotransferase class V-fold PLP-dependent enzyme, with protein MATEKQVRLTLEELRADVIGEGACFATPFGARRLTYADHIASGRPLASIEEALARAVLPLYANTHTEDSATGAHTTELTESARAYLKRRLGGGERHKLIFAGTGATGALKRLQEVLGVSVAPHLRDKVVGMLEPHDRWVVFVGPYEHHSNDVSWRESLAERVPIPLARDGTLDLAALRRALSDPRYLNRPRLGSFSAASNVTGLLTDVRAVAKLLHEHGALAAFDFAASAPYVQIDVGESAPGANDGLDAVVLSPHKLLGGPGSTGLLLIHESLYSLSCPTTAGGGTVTFVNRDQQRYVADVETREDAGTPGILQKLRAAMAFRVKERVGEDLIAEREEAYIRRAIARLVGNPKVEILGNLEAPRLAVVSFLLKPAGRYLHPRFVVRLLSDLFGIQGRAGCSCAGPYGHDLLGIDETVSNRYLGQIEAGYDGLKPGWCRLSFHFMIDEAEFDFLLSAVEFLAEEGDAFLPLYDFDWRSGAWRHASRAGDGYAEGAFEPESWAPVATSPRRRPEDYAAYLAEARRLAAQLRIAPPVAPDRATAADTALARFQY; from the coding sequence ATGGCTACCGAGAAGCAGGTGCGGCTCACGTTGGAGGAGCTGCGGGCCGACGTCATAGGCGAGGGGGCGTGTTTCGCGACGCCCTTCGGGGCACGGCGCCTCACCTACGCCGACCATATCGCCTCGGGCCGCCCGCTCGCGTCCATCGAGGAGGCGTTGGCGCGCGCCGTGCTCCCTCTATACGCCAACACCCACACCGAGGACAGCGCCACGGGCGCCCATACGACGGAGCTGACTGAGTCGGCGCGCGCCTACCTCAAGCGCCGGCTCGGCGGCGGTGAGCGCCACAAGCTCATCTTCGCCGGCACCGGCGCCACCGGCGCGCTCAAGCGGCTGCAGGAAGTGCTCGGCGTCAGCGTGGCTCCGCACTTGCGCGACAAGGTCGTCGGCATGCTCGAGCCGCACGACCGCTGGGTCGTCTTCGTCGGGCCTTACGAGCATCACTCGAACGACGTCTCGTGGCGCGAATCGTTGGCCGAGCGGGTGCCGATCCCGTTGGCGCGCGATGGCACGCTCGACCTCGCCGCGTTGCGGCGCGCGCTCAGCGATCCACGCTACCTGAACCGGCCGCGCCTAGGGTCGTTCTCGGCGGCCAGCAACGTGACCGGTCTCCTGACCGACGTAAGGGCGGTGGCCAAGCTGCTTCACGAGCACGGCGCCCTCGCCGCCTTCGATTTCGCCGCCAGCGCGCCATACGTGCAAATCGACGTGGGCGAGTCGGCTCCCGGCGCGAACGATGGCCTGGACGCCGTGGTGCTGAGCCCCCACAAGCTCCTCGGCGGCCCGGGCTCCACGGGGCTGCTCCTCATCCACGAGTCGCTGTACTCGCTCAGTTGCCCGACGACGGCCGGCGGCGGCACGGTCACCTTCGTCAACCGCGATCAGCAGCGCTACGTCGCCGACGTGGAGACGAGGGAGGACGCCGGCACGCCCGGCATCCTGCAGAAGCTCCGCGCCGCCATGGCCTTCCGCGTGAAAGAGCGCGTCGGTGAGGACCTGATCGCCGAGCGCGAGGAGGCTTACATCCGCCGGGCCATCGCGCGGCTCGTCGGCAACCCCAAGGTCGAGATCCTGGGGAACCTGGAGGCGCCGCGCCTGGCCGTGGTGTCGTTCCTCCTGAAGCCCGCCGGACGCTACCTCCACCCGCGTTTCGTCGTCAGGCTCCTCTCGGACCTCTTCGGCATCCAGGGGCGGGCCGGCTGTTCCTGCGCCGGCCCTTACGGACACGACCTCCTCGGGATCGACGAGACGGTCTCGAACAGGTACCTGGGACAGATCGAGGCCGGCTACGACGGCCTGAAGCCTGGGTGGTGCCGGTTGAGCTTCCACTTCATGATCGACGAGGCGGAGTTCGATTTCCTCCTGTCGGCCGTCGAGTTCCTGGCCGAGGAGGGTGACGCGTTCCTACCCCTCTACGACTTCGACTGGCGTAGCGGCGCGTGGCGGCATGCGTCCAGGGCGGGCGACGGGTATGCGGAAGGGGCGTTCGAGCCGGAGTCCTGGGCGCCCGTCGCGACCTCCCCGCGCAGACGCCCCGAGGACTACGCTGCTTACCTCGCCGAAGCGCGGCGTTTGGCGGCCCAACTGCGCATCGCCCCGCCCGTCGCCCCGGACCGCGCCACTGCGGCCGACACCGCGTTAGCGCGGTTCCAGTACTGA
- the lysA gene encoding diaminopimelate decarboxylase — protein MTDALLSLIAGRFGTPTYVYDLDVVTEQVARLAAAFPFADIRYAVKANANGALLRHLVSLGVGAEALTEGELERALRAGFAPARIVLGGPGHTPALARRAAEAGVGLVSLDSVGVWRVWREADAPDTRFLVRVNPGFDPHTHEHLATAAATSKFGEPAAAALAVAGEVAATGRLAGFHVHAGSMLDDETVADLVVAALEPLYADFPDADLVDFGGGLAVPHAPLVGFAAAYERFVERSGKRVLLEPGRFVIAEAGTLLTRVLHVKEGARRHVIADAGMADLLRPALYGARHPVHLVEAGGGSRGSEGSSVEEGGRGGVQSGLPTDVDGPLCENADRLGQDVELPAAAAGDLLAVGTAGAYGFAMASNYAGSLRPAEVAVRAGEARLVRRRERPEDLWRLEDEA, from the coding sequence ATGACGGACGCCTTGTTGAGCCTCATTGCAGGACGCTTCGGCACCCCCACCTACGTCTACGACCTGGACGTCGTGACCGAGCAGGTCGCGCGCCTCGCAGCCGCGTTCCCCTTCGCGGACATAAGGTACGCCGTGAAGGCCAACGCCAACGGCGCGCTGCTTCGGCACCTCGTCTCCCTGGGAGTCGGCGCCGAGGCCCTCACCGAGGGCGAGCTGGAGCGCGCGCTGCGCGCGGGCTTCGCTCCGGCGCGCATCGTCCTCGGCGGCCCCGGGCATACCCCCGCGCTCGCGCGGAGGGCTGCGGAGGCCGGCGTCGGACTCGTCAGCCTCGACTCGGTCGGAGTCTGGCGGGTCTGGCGCGAGGCGGACGCGCCCGACACGCGTTTCCTCGTGCGCGTCAACCCCGGCTTCGACCCCCATACGCACGAGCACCTAGCCACGGCCGCCGCCACCTCCAAGTTCGGCGAGCCGGCCGCGGCCGCCCTCGCGGTAGCCGGCGAGGTGGCAGCGACCGGTCGCTTGGCCGGCTTCCACGTCCACGCCGGCTCGATGCTCGACGACGAGACGGTGGCCGACCTGGTGGTCGCCGCCCTCGAGCCGCTCTACGCGGACTTCCCGGATGCCGACCTCGTGGACTTCGGGGGCGGGCTCGCCGTGCCGCACGCGCCCCTCGTGGGCTTCGCGGCGGCTTACGAGCGGTTCGTCGAGCGCTCCGGCAAACGCGTGCTGCTCGAGCCGGGCCGCTTCGTGATCGCCGAGGCGGGCACGCTCCTCACCCGCGTGCTGCACGTCAAGGAGGGCGCGAGGCGGCACGTCATCGCCGACGCCGGCATGGCCGACCTCCTGCGACCGGCGCTCTACGGCGCCCGCCATCCGGTCCACCTCGTCGAGGCCGGGGGAGGCTCCCGCGGGAGCGAGGGCAGCAGCGTCGAGGAGGGCGGCCGCGGGGGCGTCCAGAGCGGTCTGCCGACGGACGTCGACGGGCCCCTATGCGAGAACGCCGACCGCCTAGGCCAGGACGTCGAGCTCCCCGCAGCCGCGGCGGGCGACCTCCTGGCCGTAGGGACCGCGGGCGCCTACGGCTTCGCCATGGCGTCGAACTACGCCGGGAGCCTGCGCCCCGCCGAGGTCGCCGTGCGCGCGGGCGAGGCGCGCCTCGTGCGCCGGCGGGAGCGGCCCGAAGACCTCTGGCGCCTGGAAGACGAGGCGTAA
- a CDS encoding phosphate/phosphite/phosphonate ABC transporter substrate-binding protein, translated as MKQALVKLVFLAAAITTLFSVAIAQAPITVRIGFNPTQNSDLLTAASEGIANYLESQLGGAVEVQVFIPTDYRGLIEAMGSGNLDFAFFPPDGFVVANQEVGAMVLLKSVRSGNPYYWSAIVVRKDSGIENIGDLEGKSIAWIDPNSAAGYTFPRAELITAGINPDDFFSNQVYAGGHDAAVLAVLNGSVDAAATFANDDQNISGAWTQFLDADQASQITAIFYTRPIPGDTFSVSQQFASEHPALTYQIAAAIATIKAPDNNLLTDLYRIDYMIPADSSDYAVVRDTRRILGLDQ; from the coding sequence ATGAAACAGGCCCTCGTCAAGCTCGTGTTCCTTGCCGCGGCGATCACCACGCTGTTCTCCGTCGCGATCGCTCAGGCCCCTATAACGGTGAGGATCGGTTTCAACCCGACCCAGAACTCCGACCTGCTGACCGCCGCCTCCGAGGGCATCGCCAACTACCTCGAGTCCCAGTTGGGCGGCGCCGTCGAAGTGCAGGTCTTCATCCCCACGGACTACCGCGGCCTGATCGAGGCCATGGGCTCCGGCAACCTCGACTTCGCCTTCTTCCCACCCGACGGCTTCGTGGTGGCGAACCAGGAAGTCGGCGCCATGGTCCTCCTCAAGTCCGTGCGCTCAGGCAACCCGTACTACTGGTCCGCCATAGTCGTGCGCAAGGACAGCGGCATCGAGAACATCGGCGACCTCGAAGGCAAGTCCATCGCCTGGATCGACCCGAACTCGGCCGCCGGCTACACGTTCCCGCGCGCCGAACTGATCACGGCCGGCATCAACCCGGACGACTTCTTCAGCAACCAGGTCTACGCCGGCGGGCACGACGCCGCCGTTCTGGCCGTCCTCAACGGCTCCGTCGACGCGGCGGCCACCTTCGCGAACGACGACCAGAACATCTCCGGCGCCTGGACGCAGTTCCTCGACGCCGACCAGGCCAGCCAGATCACCGCGATCTTCTACACGCGGCCCATCCCCGGCGACACGTTCAGCGTCTCGCAACAGTTCGCCTCGGAGCACCCGGCCCTTACCTACCAGATCGCCGCGGCCATCGCCACCATCAAGGCGCCCGACAACAACCTGCTCACCGACCTCTACCGCATCGACTACATGATCCCGGCGGACAGCTCCGACTACGCCGTGGTGCGCGACACCCGTCGCATCCTGGGGCTCGACCAGTAG
- a CDS encoding TerC family protein: MTEPLWAWFAFIGFVFAMLAIDLGVFQRKAHVVKPQEAALWTGVWVSLSLLLGLAFNFWLGPEKAIQYVTGYVLEWSLSVDNIFVFVLVFSYFKTPFKYQQRVLLWGIVGALLLRGIMIVVGATLIQAFSWVLYIFGAFLLFTGARMLFQKGDGESDLEKNPALRLVKRLMPVSAEYDGQKFFTIRNGVRMATPLLLVLVVIEFTDLLFAVDSIPAIFAVTTDGFIVFTASIMAVLGLRSMYFLLAHVVHRFVYLKTGLAIILVYIGAKMLLLDVLHIPSLVSLAVVVGILALSVVASLIWGKPQAPAHQDSLPPS, from the coding sequence ATGACCGAACCGCTATGGGCCTGGTTCGCCTTCATCGGCTTCGTCTTCGCGATGCTTGCCATCGATCTCGGCGTCTTCCAGCGCAAGGCGCACGTCGTCAAGCCCCAGGAGGCCGCGCTCTGGACCGGCGTCTGGGTGAGCCTGTCGCTCCTCCTCGGACTGGCCTTCAACTTCTGGCTCGGCCCCGAGAAGGCCATCCAGTACGTGACGGGGTACGTGCTCGAGTGGTCGTTGTCCGTCGACAACATCTTCGTGTTCGTGCTCGTGTTCTCGTACTTCAAGACGCCCTTCAAGTACCAGCAGCGCGTCCTTCTGTGGGGCATCGTCGGCGCGCTCCTGCTGCGGGGCATCATGATCGTGGTCGGCGCCACGCTCATCCAGGCGTTCAGTTGGGTGCTCTACATCTTCGGCGCCTTCCTCCTCTTCACCGGCGCGCGGATGCTCTTCCAGAAGGGCGACGGCGAATCGGACCTCGAGAAGAACCCCGCCCTGCGCCTGGTCAAGCGCCTCATGCCGGTGAGCGCCGAGTACGACGGCCAGAAGTTCTTCACGATCAGGAACGGCGTGCGCATGGCGACGCCGCTGCTCCTCGTGCTGGTGGTCATCGAGTTCACCGACCTGCTCTTCGCCGTCGACTCCATCCCGGCCATCTTCGCGGTGACCACCGACGGCTTCATCGTGTTCACGGCCAGCATCATGGCGGTGCTCGGCCTGCGCTCCATGTACTTCCTCCTCGCGCACGTCGTCCACCGCTTCGTCTACCTGAAGACCGGCCTGGCGATCATCCTCGTCTACATAGGCGCCAAGATGTTGCTCCTCGACGTCTTGCACATACCGAGCCTCGTGTCGCTCGCGGTGGTCGTCGGCATCCTCGCGCTCAGCGTCGTGGCCTCGCTCATATGGGGCAAGCCGCAGGCGCCGGCACACCAGGACTCGCTTCCGCCCAGCTGA